In a single window of the Acidobacteriota bacterium genome:
- a CDS encoding ketoacyl-ACP synthase III, which yields MKRAVITGTGRSLPDRILTNADLEKMVDTSDEWITTRTGIRERRIAAADEALSKFATAAGRNALEAAGVDPADVGLIVLATVTPDMPIPATACTIQHELGCRNAVAFDVAAGCSGFIYAQAIAQQFLENGQSDTALVIGGELLSKFVDWNDRATCVIFADGAGAVVMKAEDSDRGTLASAMHSDGSMADFICRPGGGSAQPPSQKMIDEGSHFIQMRGNETFKMAVRSIAGVCSEVLEEAGLTPKDVDWFIPHQANLRIISAVGQRLGIDEDRCYLNIDRIGNTSAASIPIALDEAVREGRITKGQIVLMAAFGAGLTWAASVVRW from the coding sequence ATGAAGCGTGCTGTGATCACCGGAACCGGAAGGAGTCTTCCGGATCGAATCTTGACGAACGCCGATCTCGAGAAGATGGTGGATACGTCGGACGAGTGGATTACCACACGAACGGGCATTCGCGAGCGACGCATCGCCGCGGCCGATGAAGCCCTCTCGAAGTTCGCGACGGCCGCCGGTCGGAACGCGCTGGAAGCGGCGGGCGTCGATCCGGCCGATGTCGGCCTGATCGTCCTCGCAACCGTGACGCCGGACATGCCGATCCCGGCGACGGCGTGCACGATTCAGCATGAACTGGGTTGTCGCAACGCGGTGGCGTTCGATGTCGCTGCCGGCTGCTCCGGGTTCATCTATGCCCAGGCCATCGCTCAGCAGTTCCTGGAAAACGGGCAGAGCGATACCGCATTGGTCATCGGTGGCGAGCTCCTCAGCAAGTTCGTGGACTGGAACGACCGGGCGACCTGCGTGATCTTCGCGGATGGCGCCGGCGCCGTCGTCATGAAAGCCGAGGACTCCGATCGAGGGACACTGGCGTCCGCGATGCACTCCGACGGCAGCATGGCCGACTTCATCTGTCGTCCGGGGGGTGGCTCGGCTCAGCCTCCCAGTCAGAAGATGATCGACGAGGGCTCGCACTTCATCCAGATGCGTGGCAACGAGACATTCAAGATGGCCGTGCGGTCGATTGCCGGTGTCTGCTCGGAGGTGTTGGAGGAGGCCGGCTTGACCCCGAAGGATGTCGACTGGTTCATCCCACACCAGGCCAACCTGAGGATCATCTCCGCCGTCGGGCAACGTCTCGGGATTGACGAGGATCGTTGCTACCTGAATATCGATCGGATCGGAAACACCTCGGCCGCCTCGATCCCGATCGCCCTGGATGAAGCCGTTCGCGAGGGCCGCATCACCAAGGGGCAGATCGTCCTGATGGCGGCGTTTGGAGCGGGCCTGACCTGGGCGGCGTCGGTGGTGCGCTGGTGA
- the fabD gene encoding ACP S-malonyltransferase: MSRIAFLFPGQGAQYPGMGQDLHDGLREAREVFDRADEALGESISRICFHGLEDELALTENTQPAILTCSVAALAGLTSRGVQAAAAAGHSLGEYSAHVAAGTLSFDDAVRTVRQRGRFMQDAVPVGTGAMAALIGLELKQVAAICEDAAGGQVVQPANLNAEKQIVIAGHAEAVERARLAALEAGARKAVPLQVSAPFHCALMEPAALRLEEVLLELPFSTPDVPVYANVLAAPVVAADDARARLVEQVASAVRWHETTQRLIADGFDTLIELGPGRVLTGLAKRVSRDLTLYNVSDMESLDRVAASLREDG, encoded by the coding sequence GTGAGCCGGATCGCCTTTCTGTTTCCGGGGCAGGGCGCGCAGTATCCCGGGATGGGGCAGGACCTCCACGATGGCCTCCGGGAGGCCCGTGAGGTCTTTGATCGCGCCGATGAGGCCCTCGGCGAGTCGATCTCCAGGATCTGCTTCCATGGGCTTGAGGATGAGCTGGCTCTCACGGAGAACACCCAGCCCGCCATCCTGACCTGTAGCGTCGCGGCGCTTGCCGGTCTGACGAGCCGGGGAGTCCAGGCGGCCGCCGCTGCCGGCCACAGCCTCGGCGAGTACTCGGCCCATGTCGCCGCCGGCACGCTCTCCTTCGACGACGCCGTCCGAACGGTCCGTCAGCGCGGTCGGTTCATGCAGGACGCAGTCCCGGTGGGCACCGGGGCGATGGCGGCGCTGATCGGCCTCGAACTGAAACAGGTCGCGGCGATTTGCGAGGACGCTGCCGGCGGGCAGGTCGTCCAGCCCGCAAACCTCAACGCAGAGAAACAGATCGTAATCGCGGGGCATGCGGAGGCAGTGGAACGTGCACGGCTCGCGGCGCTCGAGGCCGGCGCGCGAAAGGCCGTTCCGCTTCAGGTCTCCGCGCCCTTCCACTGCGCTCTGATGGAACCTGCGGCGCTACGGCTCGAAGAGGTCCTCCTCGAGCTGCCGTTTTCCACCCCCGACGTCCCGGTCTACGCCAACGTCCTGGCGGCGCCGGTGGTAGCGGCCGACGATGCACGTGCCAGACTGGTGGAGCAGGTTGCCAGCGCCGTTCGGTGGCACGAGACGACGCAACGACTGATCGCCGATGGATTCGATACGCTGATTGAACTGGGTCCGGGGCGGGTGCTCACGGGCCTGGCCAAACGCGTCTCGCGAGACCTGACGCTCTACAACGTATCCGACATGGAGAGCCTAGATCGTGTGGCGGCGTCCCTTCGGGAGGATGGATGA